One Ananas comosus cultivar F153 linkage group 1, ASM154086v1, whole genome shotgun sequence DNA window includes the following coding sequences:
- the LOC109710961 gene encoding BTB/POZ domain-containing protein At5g48130 encodes METPSPKGSPFMSSPFAASPNTEILLRRTVLAWTQETGLPTSVRVRVDGRSYDLHKSPLTSKCGYFRRALLSSSDVELPENFPGGFETFEMVALFSYGYPLSLDPFNVSALRCAAEQLEMTEEYAFSNLGERSDLYINQVVLQGWDDTLIVLQKCQPLLPISEELLIVSRCVESLAFMACMEILDPEQRRDRPVISVQALSGRAWNSEKVKQITGQDLWIKDLIALPFEFFKRIIGSLRRQGMKEKYVSPVVLFYANKWVLSKKTHKFWESTDECSGAEEANNKVSAILEGLLELFPAEEKADGVIPVSFYFALLARSLSLKLSEKSREKLEHQVASRLQFARVEDFPLPESGTIAFSPELKAMENIISNYASSNSGTDFNRSTHFSSSIVAELWDRYLSQIARDPKLEPHRFVQLIEAIPVSFRETHDHLYGAISIFLLEHPDLSGEEKASVCKHIDCQKLSQEACIDAVQNELMPLRLIVQALFIQQLQTHQALRDCSDSFRYTYSVALSGTGFTPTSRSHPPTSQNLSESPYKQLTDESPYKQVCGEGRSGALSHHVEYESASFRLQALEDEITAIKKNLQGKSTSKKQSFRLFGREDKVLLKRRSHSGQVSTCIGSLSWASQRKCASGILKMLRRIALLGKGKAKMKQSSF; translated from the exons ATGGAAACTCCGAGCCCAAAAGGTAGCCCTTTCATGTCTAGTCCATTTGCTGCAAGTCCTAATACAGAGATCTTGCTCAGAAGGACAGTACTTGCTtg GACCCAAGAAACTGGCTTACCAACATCAGTTCGCGTTCGAGTCGACGGCCGGAGTTACGATCTCCACAAG TCACCTTTAACTTCCAAATGTGGGTACTTCAGAAGAGCACTGTTAAGTTCGTCAGACGTCGAACTACCGGAGAATTTTCCGGGAGGATTCGAGACTTTCGAGATGGTTGCATTATTCAGCTATGGCTACCCCTTATCTTTAGACCCTTTTAATGTATCAGCACTTAGATGTGCGGCGGAGCAGTTAGAGATGACCGAAGAGTACGCCTTCTCTAACCTCGGCGAGAGATCAGATTTATACATCAACCAAGTGGTGCTTCAGGGCTGGGATGACACACTCATAGTCCTGCAAAAATGCCAACCATTGCTTCCGATCTCCGAAGAGCTCCTAATCGTAAGCCGGTGCGTCGAGTCCCTCGCCTTCATGGCCTGCATGGAGATTCTCGACCCCGAGCAAAGAAGGGATCGGCCCGTGATCAGCGTCCAAGCTTTATCGGGCCGTGCTTGGAACTCCGAAAAGGTTAAGCAGATCACAGGGCAGGACTTATGGATCAAGGATCTCATAGCACTTCCCTTTGAGTTCTTCAAGAGGATAATTGGCTCCCTGAGGAGGCAAGGGATGAAGGAGAAGTATGTGAGCCCCGTAGTTTTGTTCTACGCGAATAAGTGGGTGCTTTCGAAGAAGACCCACAAGTTTTGGGAGAGCACAGATGAATGTAGTGGAGCTGAGGAGGCTAACAACAAGGTCTCAGCAATTCTGGAGGGCTTACTTGAGCTATTTCCTGCCGAAGAAAAGGCTGACGGAGTAATTCCGGTGTCATTTTActtcgccttgctcgcaagatcTCTCAGTCTCAAATTAAGTGAAAAGAGTAGGGAGAAGTTAGAACACCAAGTAGCATCTCGCCTACAGTTTGCAAGAGTCGAAGACTTTCCCCTTCCAGAGAGCGGAACCATCGCATTTAGTCCCGAATTGAAAGCGATGGAgaatataatttcaaattatgcATCATCCAATAGTGGGACTGATTTTAACAGAAGCACCCACTTTAGTAGTTCGATTGTTGCGGAACTATGGGATCGATATCTGTCGCAAATTGCAAGGGATCCAAAGTTGGAACCTCACAGATTCGTCCAGCTCATTGAAGCGATTCCGGTTTCGTTTCGAGAGACTCATGATCATCTATATGGAGCAATCAGCATCTTCTTGTTG GAACACCCAGATTTATCTGGCGAAGAAAAGGCTTCAGTGTGCAAGCATATCGACTGTCAAAAGCTATCGCAGGAGGCCTGCATCGATGCGGTTCAGAACGAGCTGATGCCGCTTCGGCTTATAGTCCAGGCACTTTTCATCCAGCAGCTACAGACTCACCAGGCCTTAAGAGACTGCTCTGATTCCTTCAGATATACTTACAGTGTGGCACTTTCAGGAACTGGGTTTACTCCGACCTCAAGAAGCCATCCCCCCACAAGCCAGAATCTAAGTGAAAGCCCTTACAAACAGCTTACGGATGAGAGCCCATACAAACAAGTTTGTGGAGAGGGGAGATCAGGAGCACTTTCTCACCATGTTGAATACGAGTCCGCAAGCTTTAGACTTCAGGCTCTGGAAGACGAAATCACTGCAATAAAGAAAAACCTTCAGGGTAAAAGCACTTCCAAGAAGCAGAGCTTTCGACTGTTTGGCAGGGAGGATAAGGTGCTGTTGAAGAGAAGAAGCCACTCTGGCCAAGTAAGCACCTGCATTGGCTCCCTGAGTTGGGCTTCTCAGAGGAAATGTGCCAGTGGGATACTGAAAATGTTAAGAAGAATAGCTCTGTTAGGAAAGGGCAAAGCAAAGATGAAACAAAGCAGCTTCTAG